The nucleotide window TTTCACAACTGGTAGCCTTCTTGAGTGGGTTAAGCGTAACTTTTTCCCAAATGACAGCTATGAAGTGCTCAATGCGGAAGCGAAAGCTTCTGGAGTTGGAGCCCGTGGACTCATGATCTTTCCGTTCTTCTCAGGCGCTGGATGTCCTCACTGGAATCCTGAAGCGAAGGGGAGTATTTATGGGCTAACTCTGGGTCATTCGAGGGGGGACATAGCAAGGGCAGTGATGGAGAGCGTTGCTTTCGAGGTTAAAACCAACATTGAGCTCATGGAAAGACTGGGCATTAAAGTTAACGAGCTTAGGCTTGATGGTGGTGCAGCAAGAAGCCAGCTATGGAACCAGATCTTTGCAGATGTAATAAAAAAGCCCTGCCTCGTTTCTGGAGACGTTGAAGCAACAGCAAGAGGCGCTGCGATGCTTGCCTGTCTTTCTATAGGCTTCTCGCTGAAATACGTTCTCGAAAAGTTTGTTCCAGAGTTTACGACTGTCCTTCCATCTGGCATTGAATACAGCGAAGTTTATGAGAGATACAAAAAAATTAGGGAAATTCTGCTTGGATTAAAAAGCTAAACAATATTTATTTCAACTCTGTTCTCCCACAAGCCGTGCAGATTGCAGTAAGCTAATGCGTAAAGAACTCCGCTTTTGTTGAGCTTTAACTTGAAGCTCGCTTCCTGTTCTGCAATTTCAGGCGTAAGCTCAGCTCTTGCAACGAATATCGGGTTAAAATCTCTTCCAGTTTCATAGAAATAAAGCT belongs to Archaeoglobaceae archaeon and includes:
- a CDS encoding class II SORL domain-containing protein → MKKFGELIYTPEVEDKLAISKRENHTPRIEAPKEVKAGEVFAVRVYIQGHPNTVQHSFRWIELYFYETGRDFNPIFVARAELTPEIAEQEASFKLKLNKSGVLYALAYCNLHGLWENRVEINIV